From Actinopolymorpha cephalotaxi, one genomic window encodes:
- a CDS encoding DUF4389 domain-containing protein → MGPNQPFRPDQPEQPEKPEHSHSAHRPYPLRLEGHLQPDLSRWLWLVKWILAIPHFIVLWILWIVLLVLTVVAGIAVLITGRYPPPIFGFTEGVLRWSWRVAFYALVLGCDKYPPFKFESDPSYPADLSIDYPWRLSRGLVLVKWWLLAIPHYLVLAVFSGRTVTLDSHGHGWGSWPGGGAEYGYGRVGPGLIGLLVLFAAISLLFRRVYPGGIFDFMMGMERWGYRVSAYVLLLRDEYPPFRLDQGGEDPGGPAEAADRPDRTGEPPARPA, encoded by the coding sequence ATGGGCCCGAACCAGCCATTTCGGCCGGACCAGCCAGAACAGCCAGAAAAGCCAGAACACTCGCATTCGGCGCATCGGCCCTATCCACTTCGGCTCGAGGGGCACCTGCAGCCGGACCTGTCCCGGTGGCTGTGGCTGGTGAAGTGGATTCTGGCCATTCCCCATTTCATCGTCTTGTGGATTCTGTGGATTGTGTTGCTGGTCCTGACCGTTGTCGCGGGAATTGCCGTGCTTATCACCGGGCGCTATCCGCCGCCGATCTTCGGGTTCACCGAGGGTGTGTTGCGATGGAGCTGGCGGGTGGCGTTCTACGCGCTCGTACTTGGTTGTGACAAATATCCGCCGTTCAAGTTCGAGTCCGATCCCAGCTATCCGGCCGACCTTTCGATCGACTACCCGTGGCGGCTGTCGCGCGGGCTGGTGCTGGTGAAGTGGTGGCTGCTGGCCATCCCGCACTACCTGGTCCTCGCGGTCTTCAGCGGCCGGACCGTGACGCTCGACTCGCACGGTCACGGGTGGGGCTCGTGGCCCGGCGGGGGAGCGGAGTACGGCTACGGACGGGTCGGGCCCGGGCTGATCGGGCTGCTGGTCCTGTTCGCCGCGATCTCGCTGCTGTTCCGCCGCGTCTACCCGGGCGGGATCTTCGATTTCATGATGGGGATGGAGCGCTGGGGCTACCGGGTCAGTGCGTACGTCCTGCTGCTGCGCGACGAGTACCCGCCGTTCCGGCTCGATCAGGGCGGGGAGGACCCGGGCGGGCCCGCCGAGGCCGCGGACCGGCCGGACCGGACCGGTGAGCCGCCCGCCCGGCCGGCCTGA
- a CDS encoding class I fructose-bisphosphate aldolase, whose product MASRPQLRQLGLSTGKKARLHRILFQHGVGNGTAMFLPYDQGLEHGPRDFFANPAAGDPAYIVKLALRGGFNGIAVQVGLAEKFYWDYAGEVPLVLKLNGRTEIPAADNPLSPLNADVADAVRLGADAVGYTMYVGSPAQEADFAQFRQVREDAHRYGLPLIVWAYPRGSAVDAKGGKDSFYAVDYAARTATELGADIVKVNFPHPELRKGARAEYDADISPAQAIDAVVRSAARTYVLVSGGEKAGDAAMLDKARMAMDAGALGLIFGRNVWQRPWDEALALVDQLKVILAKYPAP is encoded by the coding sequence ATGGCCAGCCGCCCACAGCTTCGCCAACTCGGCCTGAGCACCGGCAAGAAGGCCCGCCTGCACCGCATTCTCTTCCAGCACGGCGTCGGCAACGGCACCGCGATGTTCCTGCCCTACGACCAGGGGCTCGAGCACGGCCCGCGCGACTTCTTCGCCAACCCGGCCGCCGGTGACCCCGCGTACATTGTCAAGCTCGCCTTGCGCGGCGGCTTCAACGGCATCGCCGTGCAGGTCGGGCTGGCGGAGAAGTTCTACTGGGACTACGCCGGTGAGGTTCCGTTGGTCCTGAAGCTGAACGGGCGCACGGAGATCCCCGCGGCCGACAATCCGCTGTCGCCGCTGAACGCCGACGTCGCCGACGCCGTACGGCTGGGCGCGGACGCCGTGGGATACACGATGTACGTCGGATCGCCCGCGCAGGAAGCCGATTTCGCGCAGTTCCGGCAGGTCCGCGAGGACGCCCACCGCTACGGCCTCCCGCTGATCGTGTGGGCCTACCCACGCGGTTCGGCGGTCGACGCCAAGGGTGGCAAGGACTCCTTCTACGCCGTCGACTACGCCGCTCGCACCGCGACCGAGCTGGGCGCCGACATCGTCAAGGTGAACTTTCCCCATCCGGAGCTGCGGAAGGGGGCACGGGCGGAGTACGACGCCGACATCTCGCCGGCGCAGGCCATCGACGCCGTGGTGCGTTCGGCCGCCCGCACCTACGTGCTGGTCTCGGGCGGGGAGAAGGCCGGCGACGCGGCCATGCTGGACAAGGCGCGGATGGCCATGGACGCGGGCGCGCTCGGGCTGATCTTCGGCCGTAACGTCTGGCAGCGGCCCTGGGACGAGGCACTGGCCCTGGTGGACCAGCTCAAGGTGATCCTCGCGAAGTATCCGGCGCCGTGA